One Triticum dicoccoides isolate Atlit2015 ecotype Zavitan chromosome 5B, WEW_v2.0, whole genome shotgun sequence genomic window carries:
- the LOC119306650 gene encoding uncharacterized protein LOC119306650, with translation MSMQLASSPATAGEKTMATAWPYVEYMARWERQVERRQLFLRSYHFSRDSEVSPRALTRRIVWAGARRLRRAAAKGLRRLRARIRLCFGWAAPALRRRSSPRRGGVHGFRYGRLPQKAPPAAANAASVCLW, from the coding sequence ATGTCCATGCAACTGGCTTCTTCGCCGGCGACGGCGGGAGAGAAGACCATGGCAACGGCGTGGCCGTACGTGGAGTACATGGCGCGGTGGGAGAGGCAGGTGGAGCGGCGGCAGCTGTTCCTCCGGAGCTACCACTTCTCCCGCGACTCCGAGGTCTCGCCCCGCGCGCTCACGCGCCGCATCGTCTGGGCCGGGGCGCGACGcctgcgccgcgccgccgccaaggGGCTCCGCCGGCTCCGGGCGCGCATccgcctctgcttcggctgggctgcGCCCGCGCTCCGCCGACGCTCCTCCCCGCGCCGTGGCGGCGTCCACGGGTTCCGCTACGGCCGCCTCCCCCAGAAGGCGCCGCCGGCGGCCGCGAATGCCGCGTCCGTGTGCCTCTGGTAG
- the LOC119306652 gene encoding uncharacterized protein LOC119306652: MAVQVASPAMAAEKTLATTAWSYPYVEYMAQWERQVERRQLFLRSYHFSRDAEVSPRARTRRVVWAGARRLRRAAAKGLRRLRARIRLYFGWAAPALRRRSSPRRGAVHGFRYGRLPRKAPPAASVCFW, translated from the coding sequence ATGGCTGTGCAAGTGGCttcgccggcgatggcggcggagaAGACTTTGGCGACGACGGCGTGGTCGTACCCGTACGTGGAGTACATGGCGCAGTGGGAGCGGCAGGTGGAGCGGCGGCAGCTGTTCCTCCGGAGCTACCACTTCTCCCGCGACGCCGAGGTCTcgccgcgcgcgcgcacgcgccgcgTCGTCTGGGCCGGGGCTCGTCGcctgcgccgcgccgccgccaaggGGCTCCGACGCCTCCGGGCGCGCATCCGCCTCTACTTCGGCTGGGCCGCGCCCGCGCTCCGCCGCCGCTCCTCCCCACGCCGGGGCGCCGTCCACGGGTTCCGGTACGGCCGCCTCCCCCGGAAGGCGCCGCCGGCCGCGTCCGTCTGCTTCTGGTAG